The Methanosarcina barkeri MS DNA window CCAGCTTTGATAATTCTTCTACACTTACGCCCCCGTGAACAACTTTTGCAATTTTTTGGACAAGGCCTGTTGGGTCCTGGGATTGGAAAACATTTCTTCCTATGGCAACCCCTTTTCCTCCGGCTTCGAGAGATCCTTCGATCATTTCCAGCAGTTCCTTTTCAGAATCCATTTTTGGGCCGCCTGCAATGATTACAGGTACAGGACATCCTTCAACTACTTCTTTAAAAGTTTCAGGGCTTCCGGTATAGTTTGTCTTGACGATATCGGCTCCAAGTTCGGCTCCAATTCGAGCTGCATGTTTTACAACATCCACATCATATTCAGAACGAACCTTTTTTCCGCGTGGGTACATCATCGCAAGAAGGGGAATTCCCCATTCATCGCACTTTCCTGCCACATAGCCCAGCCCCTGTAGCATTTCATACTCGTCTTCAGCCCCGACATTTACATGAACTGATACGGCATCAGCTCCGACTTTTATAGCTTCTTCTACGGTTGTCACCAGAACCTTATGGTTCGGATCAGGAGAAAGAGAAGTTGAAGCTGAAAGATGTATTATAAGCCCCACATCATGCCCGTATCCACGGTGTCCGTATTTTGCAAGCCCCATGTGCCCGAGCACGGCGTTTGCCCCGCCTTCTGCGACCTTGTTTACAGTTTCCTGAAGGTTTTTAAGCCCTTCAATTGGACCTGCACTAACTCCATGGTCCATAGGAATAATAATTGCATTACCGGTACCTCGATTGAATATACGTTCCAACCTCACGGATTTACCTATAGTGTTCATAGCTGCATATTTCTAATTCGAGAATATAAACTTTATCAGTATATTCTTTAAGGAACCAAATACCAGGATTTATCTTGCTTACTTTTCATGAATCAGATTTTTGGGAGTCTGGGACTAAAAAGCAAAAAATGGTTTGACAAATTTATATAAGTTGATATAAAGAACTTAAATATAGGAGAAGGTTAAAAAAAGGTTGAAATAGGTTAAAAAAGTGTAACTATTCAGCCACTTATAAAAAAGTATGTTTTGGAGCAAAATGCTTCAATTCTCAGGCTAATAACGGCGCTCCCTTGAGCGCCGTTAGAATAGCATCCATAACATTCATTTCATTCTTTTTAATTGATGATATGTATGCCCTAATTCTGCAGAAAGCTACCGCTCCTTCTATACTTCGGAAAGTTCCCGAAATTTTCTGTTGTAGCTTCATCATTCTGATATCCCGCTCTGCTTGATTGTTATCAAACGCAACTCTCAGGTTATTAAGAAATTTCAGAATCTGTTCCTTGTGTACTATGAACCTATCAAGGAGATTCTTTGCTTTTGTTTGTGCTGTTCTTCCTCTCTTTTTGACCTGATCCTTTGAAGGATCAGGTGGTGGATTTTCTATAATTCCTTCTTGTATTATTGCGTCGTATATTTGCTCAAATTCTCGGACTTTTTCAGGATCTATTGGAATTTCCATCTCTCTACATTCATCAGTATACTTCTTCATCTCACTGAGAAGTTCATTTATCTTTTTAGCCCATTGCTGCTCAAAACTCTCTTCAATCCCAGTAAGTTCCCGCTTAAGATGAGCATTGCACAGGGCATGTTCACATCCATACTTGTTGTATGAAGAATATCCATCATGAACTGCTACTCCCTTGTATTGCGGAAGAAATCCCAGAGCATCCATTGCTTCTGTCCCTCTTTTAGGATGAGGAAAATAATATGTCCACAAATTGTTTGAGACAACATGAAGCCACCATTTAGTCCCCAAAACTCTCATTCCTGTCTCATCACAATGGGCAGAATGGGAAGTTAATAGATGTTCCATAGCAGCTTTTTCGAAAGGTTCCAGGTTCTGGAAACATTCTTTTTCCGCTCTTCTTATGGTAGCTGGGCTGATACGTATACCGTAGAAGTCCTCTACTAAATCACAAGTCCTTTCATATGGAAGCAATTGATAGTTCCTCAAATACAGCATCGAGGCTAAAAGACGAGGCCCATATTGAATCGGGAATTTTATAGACTCTGGAAAAGAACCTTTGTTAACTTTCCCGCAGTGAGGACACTTCTTGATTTCACAACGATGTTCAGTATATATGATTTGCACAGGAGGAATTTCAATTTCTTGTCTGCGTTCATAATCCTGAACTTCAGTATTTTCAAGATGATGACCACAATTTTCGCAGCAGTCAGGAGAATGGCATATGATCTAATCAGGATTTTCAACCATTTCAAGAGTCTTTCCAGGATGACCTTTTTGGCCACCAACTTTTTTGCCGCTACTCTTGCGGAGACCCTTAGGTTTAGGTTTTTCGTTACAAAAAACATCAGTAGAAGGAGGTTTACTGCTATTTTGGCTGTTTTGATTCAAACGAGACTCTAAAACCCTTACACGTTCTTCAAGTTCAGCAATCCGAGAATCTTGTTTCTCTATGATAGACTCAAGTCTCTGGATGACAGAAATAACTGCTTCAGGACCAGCTTCATAAATTTCAAGGATCTCTTCACGTGTAAGCATGATATTGAAAAAAGAAGGTTATTTTATATGCAATTTTTCCTCTTTCCGAGGAAAAATTGCTTTTACCAAAGCTATGGCTGAATAGTTACAAAAAAGTATAGAAAAAACTTAAACGTTTTTTAATGACTTATTTTGTATTTTCGTTCTGATAAATCCCTGAATACCCTTTTTCTACTTCAGCTTCCAGAGTATAGAATAAAAGCTGCATAATTCTGGCATCTTTTTTTAGCCTGAAGCCTGCAGTGTTATAAACCACCAGCATCGACTCGCTGCGACCTCTGTATCCTGCATCCCATACCGCGGTTTCAAGAGTAGCTCCGCAGCGAATAAGAGTTGACCGCGGCTTTGCAATCGCAGCCAGATTCATGGGAATATTCACAATCTCATTGAATAGTACCTTGTAAATCCCCTCAGGCAGGTGAATCCAACCATCATCCCCAAATTCAAGTTTTTTCCCATCTGGAAGCTTTCTTTCAGAATTATCAAAATCCACAGCTCCAGAACCTTCTATTGTTTTTACTTCTTTAAGGGTAAGCTCAAGTCCGTTAGGCTGGATCTGGGTTTCTATATCAATGGCATTTTCAAGCAAAGGAGGTTTTGCCTGTATAAGTTTTCTCAGTTCGGTGCTGGATAGAAGCGTCATCGGAACTGTAATTGCAAAGATTCTTTATTACTGTTTCGGATTTCATGTTATGGTTTTATCCTTATCTGGATATTATTCTTTTTTATTTCTTAATTTAGTTACTAACATTATTATTTTTATTATTCTTTTACAAATATTATTCTCATTATTATTTTAGACACGAATTTATGAAAAGATTTATTCTTATCAATAAATAATCACTACCTATCAAGAAATTCATAATCGTTACCTATCATGAATTCATACTAATGCTCAATCGAGTTTAATAAAGGGCTTGCGAGAGGCTTCTAATGATGACAAAAAGATATACTGCATACGTGATTTTCTCTGTATTTTTCATATTCTTATTAACAGGTTGTGCCCTGGCTGCCACGGGCGGCACGTCAGGTATTTCCACAAAAGATAATTCATGGAATAGCTCCACGGAAATCCTAATTACTGAGAACGCTGGTAAAGACCTGCAAGAGTACCCTGTTGCTGTTGTTTTGAACTCTTCGAATTTTAACTTTTCAGAGGCAAAAATTGATGGCTCTGACCTTCGATTCTCCTCCGAAAATCGAACACTCAATTACTGGATTGAAACCTGGGACCCTGAAAACGAGGAAGCTCTTATCTGGGTCAGGCTTACGTCTCTTTCTGCGAATCAAACCACTAAGATTCTTATGAGGTATGGGAACCCTGTGGCTGAAGCCGTAAGCAGTGGAGAAAAAACTTTTGACTATTTTGATGATTTTGAGGGCAATTACCTTAACGAACTTGACTGGAATGCTGAAAGTGCGGGAGGAGGACTGGTCGAGGTTAAAAACGGGATCTGTAACGTCTCGGCTCCCAAGGTCCATGCCTATGATTCATCCACGATCTACAGCAAAAAAAGTTTTGAGATCAATTCTATATTTGTGGTCAAAAGAATGAAAGTCACCACAGGTAAGGATAATAGAGGGCCTGTGCTGCAACAGGGTTTCATAGACAAGATAGACAACAAAAAAAATGAAATCAAGCATGAGACCGAGCTTGCCAATGAAAGTCGAGTGAATCTGGAAACAATTTACGGGAAGCAAAAAAAGAATTTCTATGATCTTACTGATGTCAATGTTCCTGAAGGAGAATGGTATGTCTCAGGACTTGCCTGGTATGAAGAGAACAATACTCGCAAGATATCCTGGTTTAAAAATGGTGTCCGTGATCCGAGAATGGACTTCGTCTCAAATGATTCCGTAACCAATTCCCCAATGCATGTTTACCTGTATGCTGCTTCTTACAAGGATTCTTCGAAGAATACAGGCTATATGGCAGTAGATTATGTGCTGGTTCGAAAATTTGTTGGAGAAGAACCCACAGCGAAGATTATTTCAGTTCAGAAAGAAGGTAATTCTTCAGAAAGCGTTTCTGAAAATCACTCTGGAAACTCTTTGGGAAATTCTTCAGGTGGCACCTCTGAACAGAGTATCTCTGAAAACAACTCTGAAAATCACTCTGAAAACGTCTCTGAAGATAACTTTGAATATAGCTTTAAAAACAGCTCTGAAAACATTTCCGAGCCTCAAACCGCGGTTGGACCCAGACCGAATTCCGAAACTTCCGGAATCAGGCTTTCTTCCCCGTACGAGTTCAATTTCTCTGCCCTTGTAAATGAACTGAATTCCTCAGGAATAGACACGATTTTCCTCAGCGTAGACAACGAAGATGTATGGCAGTATGAACGTTTTGTGAAAATGGCTCATGAAAAGGGGATTTCCGTGCATGCCGTGCTTCTGGAAGATGTAAATTGCACAAAAAAAGGAGCTGGTAACCTCTGCCAGAATACTCTGAACACAGTACTTGATTATAATGAAAAATCCCTTGCTCCCTTTGATGGGATTGATATCGATGTAAACTCTTCTGCCTGGGAAAGCTCTGAGGAAAACGCAATCGATTACAGGACACTGTTTGAAACAGCCGATGAAGAGACTAAAGAAAACGTATCCATCTCAGCAAGCCTTCCGCTTAATTATAATGCGTCGCAAATCAAGGAAATCGCTCCTTTTGTTGATTTCTTTATTATCAAGGCTTATCCCGGCGAAAATAAAAAGCTTAATTCCGTTTCCAACATTGTTGACGCCGTTGCTCTGGAAATGGGAGAAATAAGAGGTGCAGGCTCAAGAGGAATAATAGAAATCTCTGTGGAAGAAGACTTTAAGGATAAATATTCAATACAGCAGCTTTTTACCGGCCTGGCAGACTATTATTCCAATGATTCGGCTTTTCTGGGAGTCTCGATTTTCAATTACAATACCTATAAAGGACTGCCTCAAACACAAACAGAAGAGAAGGAGTTTCCAATTCCCGGATTTAACACCCTCACAGTGATTCTTGCGGGGCTTGGAGCTTTTGCCCTTTTAAATGGAAAGAAAAGTTAAGAGCCGATCATGAAAGTCAGTAATATATATTGAAAAGTTACCAGGGCTTACGTTACCAGGACTTACGCGGTTTAAACGAAAACTCAATAGAATTAAACCTTCAACTACCTAAAATATGCCTTTAGCCGCAGCGTCTATTGAGCTTGAGTTTTCACATTCAGTGCGTAAGTCCTAATGTCATCATTAAGGTATTTTCCAATGACACCTTTTCCCGGTAACCTTTCAGCGGGTAAGTTTTCAAAAAAAGCAGGAATAGGTAAAGACGACGCTCGGTAAACCCTAAACTGTTAATGTACATTGCCTTAAGAACATAAAATAACTATAAGTCATATTATTTCGCGGCTTACCGGCGTAACTGAAAACCAGCGTACATTTCTAAGTGGGATATGCCGGTTTTTGTTGTCATTCAACATCATCCATAGAAGATCTAAACCAAATCTAACTTCTGTGCAGTCAAATGACTCATAATAGCCATCCATCCACCTGACATTTACTTTTATATTAGTCATATAGCCGACCTCCTTATCACATTTTATATGACGAAACGTAAAACCCCTTAGTTTTAGCTCAGGGAATATAAGCGTCGACTTCCTCACGTTCTCTCGTTATGGATTCTGTAAACTTACCTGTATTATTAACATTAATATGTTTTATAAATAGACACCACAACCCAAAATATGAAAACCAAGTTGAGGGAGTTGGAGAACAGAATATCTCTCATACCTGGACGTCAACAAATTTCGACGTTGTAATAAATTTTAATATTGTTATTCTGTTGAATTTATTTTTTATTTCATCATTTCTTGTACCTTTCGAATATCAACTATGGCTTTTTTCTTTAACTCGATCATCTTTTCCTCATTAATTACTTCATTTTCCATCCATTGTGTCATGATCTCCATTCTCATTATCATAACTTTCTTTTTCTGTTCTTCAGTTAGAAGTCCCCATATTTCAGTCATAAGTTCCACAATAGCAGGCATCGCTCCAGCATGCATCATTGTGTGCGATCCCATTGAATGTCCTTTGTCCATGTTTACTTACCCCCTTTAATGAAATTTATAAAACAAAATTTTGATAACGTCTATGATATCATATATGATACAATTATTATTTTTAGAGACTTTAATCTCTTCTGGAATCACCAAACTTTACCATTGATTCCGCTAGCGATTAACTGCAATTAATCAAAAGTGAAGAAAATGATAGAAAGTCTCGATTTCAAATTGTATCACCTGAAGTTTAGTATTTTAATGAATATAACACTAAGAGAAATATAAATACGGAATGAATATTAATCGAGGGTCAAAATCATAGTATGCCTAACTCAAAAAAGAGTAAGACTGCTCGGAGAGAAGCTCATATTATGGCAAACTTTTGATCTGAAGCTCAATTTCCAAAAATATATGCCTATTCTTCAATTTTAGGACTTAAGCGCTTGAAGTACAAAATCAAGCACTTTCTATGTCTTTATTCCGAACTTCTATATGAATTTATAATTTTTTTAAAGAAGAGATACTTTTTTATGTTTATCAATCATTTATACTTTTGTTATACTGTTTAAATTTTTAACTTTCTAAACTCTTCAACGGGGGTCTTAACATTAAAATTCTTGGATTGGTGGGTAGTCCTAATATCAATGGAAACACTGCAAAGCTTGTAAATGCGATTCTCGACGGAGCTGCCGAAAAAGGCGCAGAAAAAGTAATTTACAATTTATCATCTCTAAATATTAAAGGTTGTGACGCCTGTTTCAGATGCCAGGAATCAGGTTGCTGTGCAATAGACGATGACATGCAGGAACTTTACCACGAAATCCAGACTGCAGATACTATTGTACTCGGCTCTCCTGTTTATATGTGGCAGATGACTGCCCAGACTAAACTCTTAATTGACCGCCTGATAGCCTTCTTAAAACCTGATTTTTCAAGCAGGCTTGATAATAAAAAACTGATCCTTGTGTTTTCCCAGGGCAGTTCGGACAGGGACGCCTTCAAGCCATATTTTGAATACACAGCCGGTCTTCTCTACTATCTCGGCTTTGATGTCCTGGAAATGGTTATTGCGGCAGGTACGGATAATCTAAAAGTCTCATTCAGGCCCAAGCTGCTTGAAAACGCAAGAGAACTCGGAAGTTTGGTCTCGACTTCCTCTCTTACGGTTCCAGAGTTTAGAAAAGGTGAGTCAAGCCTGGCCTAACTTCTTTTATTTTTTTAGTTTAATTTTTTATGTTCTTGGTATTTACTTCTCTAAATTTATTTAATTAATTTAAATCTGTTTTACTCACTTTAAATCTCTTTTTCCCTTATGGTTAAGAAAAACTGTTTTTCAATTATTTGAGCGGATTGATTTATTGTAATCTCCTGAAATGTACTTAAAAGGATTAATTTTGCAAAATTGCATTTATTAAAGGATTTTACGAGCATATAGTCTTAAATAAATCAGATTAAAATGTTAACCTTTAAAATAATATTTTACTGAAAAAGAGCTTGAAGATTACGAGGATCAGAATAAAAAGTCCAAATCCCATCTTGATGAGCGCTTTCCCACGCTCAATGGGCTCTTTTTTGGCTTTAACCGCTCCATAGCAGACCTGACCCACTCCAATTCCGGAGGGAAAAACCAGCGGCCACATATAGATCCAGCTTTGCAGGTTTCCTGTTACGCGCTGATAAAAAAGAACAAAGCCGAGCATGTTAAGAGTCCAGCTCAAAGAAGCAAGCCATTCTCCTAGTTTACTTTCTGATTCCATAGCTGTAGCAAAGAAAAACATTCCCATTACTAGAAAATAAAAAGGTAGAGTAAACTTTCCAGGGTTAATTTGTTTAAAAACGATAACTGCAAAAATTGCTGCAAGAAGCATAAAGATAAGTGCAGCAACTATTATACTATGGTCTTTTCTCCCTGTCAGATTCTCTCCCATGCTACCCCAAGCCAACAGGTTTTATTTCATAATATTTATTTATGTAATTATAATATAATATACTATAATATATTATATTATATTATATTATATTATATTATATTATATTGTATTATATTATATTATATTATATTATAATTAATTCACTATAATTATACTCCTCATTTGATTCTCGATTTTAACATTCAATTTTTATCATTTTACTTCACGTATATAATTTAATTATTAAATTTATATAATAATAACAATAATACTAATAATAATTTTTCCAATTACTCCAATATGCAATTTTACCATTGACTTTGCTTTCAAACTAATAATTGATCTTTGCGGACTCGAACAATAGTAATATCGCTGGAACAACTAACTCATATACAAAGGGGGTTCACAAATGGCACAGAAAATGATTGAAAAATCTGAAGAAGAATGGAAAAAAGTACTTACGCCTGAACAATATCATGTCCTGCGGCAGAAGGGTACGGAAAGGCCCTTTTCCGGCA harbors:
- a CDS encoding 2-amino-3,7-dideoxy-D-threo-hept-6-ulosonate synthase, with product MNTIGKSVRLERIFNRGTGNAIIIPMDHGVSAGPIEGLKNLQETVNKVAEGGANAVLGHMGLAKYGHRGYGHDVGLIIHLSASTSLSPDPNHKVLVTTVEEAIKVGADAVSVHVNVGAEDEYEMLQGLGYVAGKCDEWGIPLLAMMYPRGKKVRSEYDVDVVKHAARIGAELGADIVKTNYTGSPETFKEVVEGCPVPVIIAGGPKMDSEKELLEMIEGSLEAGGKGVAIGRNVFQSQDPTGLVQKIAKVVHGGVSVEELSKLDL
- a CDS encoding deoxyuridine 5'-triphosphate nucleotidohydrolase, giving the protein MTLLSSTELRKLIQAKPPLLENAIDIETQIQPNGLELTLKEVKTIEGSGAVDFDNSERKLPDGKKLEFGDDGWIHLPEGIYKVLFNEIVNIPMNLAAIAKPRSTLIRCGATLETAVWDAGYRGRSESMLVVYNTAGFRLKKDARIMQLLFYTLEAEVEKGYSGIYQNENTK
- a CDS encoding DUF2341 domain-containing protein, translating into MMTKRYTAYVIFSVFFIFLLTGCALAATGGTSGISTKDNSWNSSTEILITENAGKDLQEYPVAVVLNSSNFNFSEAKIDGSDLRFSSENRTLNYWIETWDPENEEALIWVRLTSLSANQTTKILMRYGNPVAEAVSSGEKTFDYFDDFEGNYLNELDWNAESAGGGLVEVKNGICNVSAPKVHAYDSSTIYSKKSFEINSIFVVKRMKVTTGKDNRGPVLQQGFIDKIDNKKNEIKHETELANESRVNLETIYGKQKKNFYDLTDVNVPEGEWYVSGLAWYEENNTRKISWFKNGVRDPRMDFVSNDSVTNSPMHVYLYAASYKDSSKNTGYMAVDYVLVRKFVGEEPTAKIISVQKEGNSSESVSENHSGNSLGNSSGGTSEQSISENNSENHSENVSEDNFEYSFKNSSENISEPQTAVGPRPNSETSGIRLSSPYEFNFSALVNELNSSGIDTIFLSVDNEDVWQYERFVKMAHEKGISVHAVLLEDVNCTKKGAGNLCQNTLNTVLDYNEKSLAPFDGIDIDVNSSAWESSEENAIDYRTLFETADEETKENVSISASLPLNYNASQIKEIAPFVDFFIIKAYPGENKKLNSVSNIVDAVALEMGEIRGAGSRGIIEISVEEDFKDKYSIQQLFTGLADYYSNDSAFLGVSIFNYNTYKGLPQTQTEEKEFPIPGFNTLTVILAGLGAFALLNGKKS
- a CDS encoding flavodoxin family protein, whose protein sequence is MLGLVGSPNINGNTAKLVNAILDGAAEKGAEKVIYNLSSLNIKGCDACFRCQESGCCAIDDDMQELYHEIQTADTIVLGSPVYMWQMTAQTKLLIDRLIAFLKPDFSSRLDNKKLILVFSQGSSDRDAFKPYFEYTAGLLYYLGFDVLEMVIAAGTDNLKVSFRPKLLENARELGSLVSTSSLTVPEFRKGESSLA